A window of the Brachyhypopomus gauderio isolate BG-103 chromosome 14, BGAUD_0.2, whole genome shotgun sequence genome harbors these coding sequences:
- the rc3h1b gene encoding roquin-1, whose product MPVQAPQWTEFLLCPICTQTFEETVRRPISLGCGHTVCKMCLNKLHRKACPFDQTAINTDIEQLPVNSALLQLVGGQAPKLQPVALITSPEDSKHYDEARQCVEELALYLKPLSSTRGVGLSNAAQSMLSRPMQRKLVTLVHCQLVEEEGRVRAMRAARSLGERTVTELILQHQNPQQLSSNLWAAVRARGCQFLGPAMQEEALKLVLLALEDGSALSRKVLVLFVVQRLEPRFPQASKTSIGHVVQLLYRASCFKVTKRDEDSSLMQLKEEFRTYEALRREHDSQIVQIAMEGGLRIAPDQWSSLLYGDQSHKSHMQSIIDKLQTPASFAQSVQELTIALQRTGDPANLNRLRPHLELLANIDPSPDAPPPTWEQLEKGLVAVRTVVHGLVDFIQNHSKKGAEQQQPAQHSKYKTYMCRDMKQKGGCPRGASCTFAHSQEELEKYRKMNKRLTPRLPCGLLTEEPSPLTNGMVPPCPSTPVPPLLARGPDPSAYELLLKPKLDSAGLSVPGSPPDSLDKGGVPLHPHTASHPRMEHPPLPKQMAGVPRGAPPIYPQQSEVFYPETRAPAGSQYEHQYSTGNPYPYQPTQYVPPRYIRNHAGPGESGVAPYQDPYSCYGPERQYTGPHAGPPFSAMSPHPYPPPSHYDGRRHGPYAGPPPNPQSFAPPREELVRMSPVPLDVPPTPLPPPVAGGARSVYHPESVTRERYPPEGYYPHAQHPAPIRSHDLYGRATQPSLDYLHRRRKELLNQLEERKVISPPPFAASPTPAFHADYPQEYVEDGSKGFGGREPDYAGQYSPWSCDTIGSYIGSKDPKPKDGMAAGAVQMMSVEGKGLRELDAQRRTAEVKDDDPIIPFGPLPTVSPFGAISRTSKTGYQTTGPVQAMASSQASGAKHMNMAAEYSYGNRGGWSSASYPQHQSTPPAGHFTDRLPVSGPDREQLKIELQQVNQQISQQTQIRGMEAASNSALLQREASALAAQPPVTKWTPGGAVSSEQLSLELHHVEREIGKRTREMENQVAHEVQYKLKATENGQVDHKVQLEELSLALGDVSNGSSGMGPANSVGGSMLSLTNKTSSLTLSSGDQAASGSDLQKNGVHSCS is encoded by the exons ATGCCAGTGCAAGCTCCACAATGGACAGAGTTCTTACTGTGTCCGATATGCACCCAGACGTTCGAGGAGACGGTTCGCAGACCCATCAGTTTGGGCTGTGGCCACACCGTCTGCAAAATGTGCCTGAACAAGCTTCATCGAAAGGCCTGCCCCTTCGACCAGACCGCCATCAACACCGACATCGAGCAGCTGCCTGTCAACTCGGCCCTGCTACAGCTGGTCGGGGGTCAG GCGCCCAAGCTGCAGCCGGTGGCACTGATTACTAGTCCAGAGGACTCGAAGCATTACGATGAGGCGCGGCAGTGTGTGGAGGAGCTGGCCCTCTACCTCAAACCCCTCAGCAGCACGAGAG gcgtGGGGCTGAGCAACGCGGCTCAGAGCATGCTGAGTCGGCCCATGCAGCGCAAGCTGGTGACGCTGGTGCACTGCcagctggtggaggaggagggtcgCGTGCGGGCGATGCGGGCCGCCCGCTCCCTGGGCGAGCGCACGGTCACCGAGCTCATCCTGCAGCACCAGAACCCCCAGCAGCTCTCTTCCAACCTGTGGGCCGCCGTCCGCGCCAGAGGCTGCCAGTTCCTGGGCCCCG CCATGCAAGAGGAGGCCCTGAAGCTGGTGCTGTTGGCTCTAGAGGACGGTTCTGCTCTCTCCAGGAAGGTCCTCGTTCTCTTTGTGGTGCAGCGTCTAGAGCCGCGGTTCCCCCAGGCCTCTAAGACCAGCATAGGGCACGTGGTGCAACTGCTCTACCGGGCCTCCTGCTTCAAG GTGACCAAGCGTGACGAGGACTCGTCCCTGATGCAGCTGAAGGAGGAGTTCCGCACCTACGAGGCCCTGCGCAGGGAGCACGACTCCCAGATCGTGCAGATCGCCATGGAGGGCGGCCTGCGCATCGCCCCGGACCAGTGGTCCTCGCTGCTGTACGGGGATCAGTCCCACAAGTCCCACATGCAGTCCATCATAGACAAG CTGCAGACGCCGGCGTCGTTCGCCCAGAGCGTGCAGGAGCTGACCATAGCGCTGCAGAGGACCGGCGACCCCGCCAACCTGAACCGCCTCAGACCTCACCTGGAGCTGCTGGCCAACATCGACCCCAGCCCAG ATGCCCCGCCCCCGACGTGGGAGCAGCTGGAGAAGGGCCTGGTGGCTGTGCGCACCGTGGTCCACGGCCTGGTGGACTTCATCCAGAACCACAGCAAGAAGGGCGCTGAGCAGCAGCAACCGGCCCAGCACAGCAAGTACAAGACCTACATGTGCCGGGACATGAAGCAGAAAGGCGGATGCCCGCGCGGGGCCAGCTGCACCTTCGCCCACTCgcaggaggagctggagaa GTACCGCAAGATGAACAAGCGGCTGACCCCGAGGCTTCCGTGCGGCCTGCTGACCGAGGAGCCCTCGCCGCTCACCAACGGCATGGTGCCGCCCTGCCCTTCCACTCCGGTGCCGCCTCTCCTGGCCCGCGGGCCCGACCCGTCCGCCTACGAGCTCCTGCTCAAGCCCAAGCTGGACTCGGCGGGCCTGAGCGTGCCCGGCTCTCCGCCCGACTC CCTGGATAAAGGCGGTgtgcccctccacccacacacggcCTCCCACCCCAGGATGGAGCACCCGCCCCTGCCCAAGCAGATGGCTGGCGTGCCCCGCGGGGCGCCACCAATCTACCCGCAGCAGTCTGAGGTATTCTACCCGGAGACCAGAGCGCCCGCGGGGTCGCAGTACGAGCACCAGTACTCCACTG GTAATCCGTACCCCTACCAGCCCACTCAGTACGTCCCGCCCCGTTATATCCGCAACCACGCCGGCCCGGGCGAGTCCGGCGTAGCCCCGTATCAGGACCCTTACTCCTGCTACGGCCCCGAGAGGCAGTACACGGGCCCCCACGCTGGCCCGCCTTTCTCGGCAATGAGCCCGCACCCCtaccccccaccctcccactACGACGGCCGTCGGCACGGGCCCTACGCCGGACCCCCGCCCAACCCTCAGTCATTCGCCCCGCCCCGGGAGGAGCTGGTCCGGATGAGCCCCGTGCCCCTGGATGTCCCGCCCACTCCCCTGCCGCCCCCCGTGGCCGGAGGCGCCAGGTCCGTCTACCACCCAGAGTCGGTGACGCGGGAGAGGTACCCTCCGGAGGGGTACTACCCTCACGCGCAGCACCCTGCACCAATCAGGTCCCAC GACCTGTACGGCCGTGCGACGCAGCCCAGCCTGGACTATCTGCACCGCAGGCGTAAAGAGCTCCTAAACCagctggaggagaggaaggTGATCTCGCCTCCGCCCTTCGCCGCCTCACCCACCCCCGCCTTCCACGCCGACTACCCTCAAGAG TATGTGGAAGACGGGTCCAAAGGGTTCGGGGGCCGCGAGCCGGACTACGCGGGTCAGTACTCGCCGTGGTCCTGTGACACCATTGGCTCTTACATCGGCTCCAAAGACCCGAAGCCCAAGGACGGCATGGCGGCTGGTGCCGTGCAAATGATG AGTGTGGAGGGGAAGGGCCTGCGTGAGCTGGACGCGCAGCGACGCACCGCAGAGGTCAAAGACGACGACCCCATCATCCCGTTCGGGCCCTTGCCCACGGTGTCTCCCTTCGGGGCGATCTCGCGCACCTCCAAGACGGGATACCAGACCACGGGGCCGGTGCAGGCCATGGCCTCCTCACAGGCCTCCGGCGCCAAGCACATGAACATGGCAG CCGAGTACTCGTACGGGAACCGCGGAGGCTGGAGCAGCGCGTCCTACCCGCAGCACCAGAGTACGCCCCCCGCTGGCCACTTCACAGACCG CCTCCCCGTGTCCGGCCCGGATCGGGAGCAGCTGAAGATCGAGCTACAGCAGGTCAACCAACAGATCAGCCAGCAGACGCAGATCCGCggcatggag GCTGCCAGCAACTCGGCGCTGCTCCAGAGAGAGGCCAGCGCCCTGGCTGCACAGCCTCCTGTCACCAAGTGGACACCAGGGGGCGCTGTTTCCAGTGAGCAGCTCAGCCTGGAGCTCCACCATGTAGAGCGCGAGATCGGCAAGAGGACCCGAGAGATG GAGAACCAGGTGGCCCACGAGGTGCAGTACAAGCTGAAAGCCACAGAAAACGGGCAGGTCGACCATAAAGTGCAGCTGGAGGAACTCTCCTTAGCCCTGGG tgACGTATCTAACGGATCGAGTGGCATGGGGCCAGCCAATAGCGTTGGAGGCTCTATGTTGTCTTTGACCAATAAGACATCTTCACTCACCCTTTCCTCAGGTGACCAAGCAGCGAGTGGCTCAGATCTCCAAAAGAATGGTGTTCATTCGTGCTCCTAA
- the LOC143475761 gene encoding putative oxidoreductase ZK1290.5 isoform X2 produces MLPCPLVSLSNGRKIPILGLGTSHMGGYSHEAVVYALRECGLRHIDTAKRYGCEEALAKAVAESGVPREDLWITSKLWPSDYGYHNAKEACRASRVRLGVDYLDLYLMHWPDCMDSGRSNREVRAETWRALEEMYDEGLCRAIGVSNFLVPHLDELKEDCSVVPHVNQVEFHPFQQPWELVHYCQKEGIAFQGYCPLAKGQALLHPLILQLAEKYGRSAAQICIRWSVQNGVITIPKSTKPQRIFENCKVFEFQLEETDMAAMHALHDGRHVSWDPTRVK; encoded by the exons ATGCTGCCCTGTCCCCTTGTGTCCCTCTCCAATGGACGGAAGATCCCAATACTCGGTTTAG GGACGTCGCATATGGGCGGCTACTCCCACGAGGCGGTGGTGTACGCGCTCCGCGAGTGCGGGCTCAGGCACATAGACACAGCCAAGCGCTATGGCTGCGAGGAGGCTTTGGCCAAGGCGGTGGCAGAGAGCGGAGTGCCACGGGAGGACCTGTGGATCACCTCGAAGCTCTGGCCCAGCGACTACGGGTACCACAACGCCAAGGAGGCCTGCCGGGCTTCTAGGGTCAGGCTTGGAGTGGACTACTTGG ACTTGTACCTAATGCACTGGCCTGACTGTATGGATTCAGGCCGCTCCAACAGGGAAGTTCGAGCAGAGACGTGGAGAGCACTGGAAGAGATGTACGATGAAG GACTCTGCCGTGCTATCGGAGTGAGCAACTTCCTGGTGCCTCACCTGGACGAGCTGAAGGAAGACTGCAGCGTTGTGCCTCACGTCAACCAG GTCGAGTTCCACCCCTTCCAGCAGCCGTGGGAACTTGTGCACTATTGCCAGAAGGAAGGCATCGCATTCCAGGGTTACTGCCCCCTGGCCAAAGGTCAggccctcctccacccgctcaTACTGCAGCTGGCGGAGAAGTACGGGCGCAGCGCCGCCCAGATCTGCATTCGCTGGAGCGTCCAG AACGGGGTCATCACAATCCCGAAGTCCACCAAGCCCCAGAGGATCTTTGAGAACTGCAAA GTGTTTGAGTTCCAACTGGAAGAGACAGACATGGCAGCCATGCACGCACTGCATGATGGGAGGCATGTGAGCTGGGATCCCACCCGGGTGAAGTGA
- the extl2 gene encoding exostosin-like 2, with product MRIRVPGFRRVPLRRACILAPLLLLVVGAALTSLLPSSEDLGVFRRQDNGSLAHPPREDSFTIVMQTYNRTDVLLKLLNHYQAVSRLHRIIIVWNNVAEPPPLALWESLRPHPISVIFKPQTSNRMRNRLQPFPEIETDAVLMLDDDTLVSLPDIRFAYSVWKQFPDQIVGFVPRKHVTTVSGVYSYGSFELQDPDMGGDRYSMVLVGAAFFHRRFLQRFQTQPPEVHALVDETQNCDDIAMNFVVALERAEGPRRPAGVFVKPVDLRNLEKDASSGYLGMWHRAAHLLQRSHCLNRLAQIYGEMPLRYSNIMISQFGFPSYGNHKSRN from the exons ATGAG GATTCGTGTCCCAGGCTTCAGGCGCGTCCCCCTGCGGCGGGCGTGCATCCTCGCCCCGTTGTTGCTGCTGGTGGTTGGGGCAGCACTAACGTCTTTACTCCCGTCCTCAGAAGACCTGGGTGTCTTCCGCCGCCAGGATAACGGGTCACTGGCGCACCCACCACGGGAGGACTCGTTTACCATAGTCATGCAGACGTACAACCGCACGGACGTGCTCCTGAAACTACTGAACCATTACCAGGCGGTCTCTCGTCTGCACCGGATCATCATCGTGTGGAACAACGTGGCAGAGCCGCCGCCTTTGGCCCTGTGGGAGTCGCTCCGACCCCATCCGATATCCGTGATCTTCAAACCGCAGACAAGCAACCGGATGCGTAACCGGCTTCAGCCCTTTCCTGAGATAGagactgatg CTGTGCTGATGCTGGATGATGACACGTTGGTCAGTCTCCCTGACATTAGGTTTGCATATTCCGTCTGGAAG CAATTTCCAGACCAGATAGTGGGCTTTGTACCAAGGAAGCATGTGACCACAGTCTCGGGTGTGTACAGCTACGGCAGCTTTGAACTCCAGGACCCTGACATGGGTGGAGACAG ATACTCCATGGTGCTGGTGGGCGCCGCCTTCTTCCACCGCCGTTTCCTGCAGCGGTTCCAGACGCAGCCTCCCGAGGTGCACGCCCTGGTGGACGAGACGCAGAACTGCGACGACATCGCCATGAACTTTGTGGTGGCGCTGGAGCGGGCCGAGGGCCCCCGCCGGCCGGCCGGGGTGTTCGTGAAGCCCGTGGACCTGAGGAACCTGGAGAAAGACGCCAGCAGCGGCTACCTGGGCATGTGGCACCGGGCCGCACACCTGCTCCAGCGCTCGCACTGCCTGAACAGGCTGGCGCAGATTTACGGGGAAATGCCCCTCCGGTACTCCAACATCATGATCTCGCAGTTCGGCTTCCCCAGTTATGGCAACCACAAGAGCAGGAACTGA
- the LOC143475761 gene encoding putative oxidoreductase ZK1290.5 isoform X1, producing MLPCPLVSLSNGRKIPILGLGTSHMGGYSHEAVVYALRECGLRHIDTAKRYGCEEALAKAVAESGVPREDLWITSKLWPSDYGYHNAKEACRASRVRLGVDYLDLYLMHWPDCMDSGRSNREVRAETWRALEEMYDEGLCRAIGVSNFLVPHLDELKEDCSVVPHVNQVEFHPFQQPWELVHYCQKEGIAFQGYCPLAKGQALLHPLILQLAEKYGRSAAQICIRWSVQNGVITIPKSTKPQRIFENCKVFGFTLSEEDMASISQLHSNTKLIHLSYPFWRG from the exons ATGCTGCCCTGTCCCCTTGTGTCCCTCTCCAATGGACGGAAGATCCCAATACTCGGTTTAG GGACGTCGCATATGGGCGGCTACTCCCACGAGGCGGTGGTGTACGCGCTCCGCGAGTGCGGGCTCAGGCACATAGACACAGCCAAGCGCTATGGCTGCGAGGAGGCTTTGGCCAAGGCGGTGGCAGAGAGCGGAGTGCCACGGGAGGACCTGTGGATCACCTCGAAGCTCTGGCCCAGCGACTACGGGTACCACAACGCCAAGGAGGCCTGCCGGGCTTCTAGGGTCAGGCTTGGAGTGGACTACTTGG ACTTGTACCTAATGCACTGGCCTGACTGTATGGATTCAGGCCGCTCCAACAGGGAAGTTCGAGCAGAGACGTGGAGAGCACTGGAAGAGATGTACGATGAAG GACTCTGCCGTGCTATCGGAGTGAGCAACTTCCTGGTGCCTCACCTGGACGAGCTGAAGGAAGACTGCAGCGTTGTGCCTCACGTCAACCAG GTCGAGTTCCACCCCTTCCAGCAGCCGTGGGAACTTGTGCACTATTGCCAGAAGGAAGGCATCGCATTCCAGGGTTACTGCCCCCTGGCCAAAGGTCAggccctcctccacccgctcaTACTGCAGCTGGCGGAGAAGTACGGGCGCAGCGCCGCCCAGATCTGCATTCGCTGGAGCGTCCAG AACGGGGTCATCACAATCCCGAAGTCCACCAAGCCCCAGAGGATCTTTGAGAACTGCAAA GTTTTCGGGTTCACGCTATCAGAGGAGGACATGGCTAGCATTTCACAGCTGCACAGCAACACAAAATTAATTCATCTCAGCTACCCATTCTGGAGAGGATAA